Genomic segment of Labrenzia sp. CE80:
CCAGGCGTTGCGCAACTCTAGCAAGCCCGTCGCAATCGTACAGAAACGATCGCTCGCATCGGGCTTTGATGCGGCGCTGTTCAGCGCGAAAATATTGCGCGTGTACATATGGATCAGTTGCTTCGCTAGAGTTCTATCAACATCAAGATCTACGTTCTGGCGAAGTCCGCGCAGGATGCCAGTCGCACGGCCGATGCGCAGATGGGCCTGCTCAAATTCCTTCTGCCGTAACTTGTCCGCGGCCAGAACGATTGCGTTCAAGACCTCGTCAAGCAGCAGGGTCATTGCCGCCGGGGGCGCGACGGTAGTCGCGGCGGTGCGGTAGGCCGCAATGGCTCGGTTCATGGCGTAGCTCATCACTTAATCTCCTGAACTGAGAAGAGCTTCAAGGTATTCAAGGTCGGACTCTGCCTCCTCGATTGCTGACTGATAGGACGCGTACAGTTCGGTCA
This window contains:
- a CDS encoding flagellar protein FliS, with product MSYAMNRAIAAYRTAATTVAPPAAMTLLLDEVLNAIVLAADKLRQKEFEQAHLRIGRATGILRGLRQNVDLDVDRTLAKQLIHMYTRNIFALNSAASKPDASDRFCTIATGLLELRNAWADMTTLSARSQQTLLEDIRAERIIAECV